One genomic segment of Acinetobacter oleivorans DR1 includes these proteins:
- the yccS gene encoding YccS family putative transporter — MKSWFKRLKRATYNTTFMYNVRMLIAFSGTAFVPYFLGYQLATIPLTLGVVAAGLSDIDDRFSVRIMNLIYTYIGFFVTAASVQLLFPYPMAFALGLIASCIGWILLGSLGRRYATISYGCLVVSVYTMLGVHLFDHWYIQPALLVAGAAWYGLIATISFLLFPVRQLQDKLAASYASLGDFLFAKSNLFDVDMTPASYQQSMIELSLENGKLITIFNDLKTALLTRLKGDRGQKDTRRSLHYYFVAQDIHERADSAHIDYQKLAKIFQHSDILFRFQRILAVQGKACQELNECILQRKPYNHNKRFKQSFENLRLSLEKLRRDQHYDLLWVNALFALYQNLKSIDSQLLNLETEQHIQSDKVKQAENQLKDDDLQGWNDIVIRIKQNLTPESVLFRHAIRVSIVLFIGYVFIQMTHIEYGYWIMLTALFVSQPNFNATKRRLRLRIVGTLIGIIVGLAIIFLIPSTEGQLFMLILSGVLFFELRSKQYAQATAFITILALINFNLDGSAMAAAIPRFVDTLMGCALAWFGVTFIWPDWKFRRLPRNIRRSLQAQCNYLAEVVKQYHEGRNHALNYRIVRRAAHNTDAEVASLISTLATEPDFDPTRKSDIFEFLCLNHTFLSYIAALGAHRENIQDQAVLKLLDQALDDIQGALLRDEMPDLTAQNMLQTIRQRLSQNDEDDQKSLIILQQLSLMLGVLNRFSMLKQRLSHDLDNDASELASL; from the coding sequence TTGAAATCTTGGTTTAAACGCCTAAAAAGAGCGACTTATAACACAACATTTATGTATAACGTACGAATGCTGATAGCCTTTTCAGGAACTGCTTTCGTGCCTTATTTTTTAGGCTATCAATTAGCAACCATTCCACTCACTTTAGGTGTAGTCGCAGCAGGTTTAAGTGATATTGATGATCGCTTTTCCGTGCGAATCATGAACCTGATTTATACTTATATAGGGTTCTTCGTTACCGCTGCTTCCGTACAACTACTTTTCCCCTACCCAATGGCTTTTGCTTTAGGGTTAATTGCATCATGTATTGGCTGGATTTTACTTGGTTCATTAGGACGTCGTTACGCAACCATCTCTTATGGCTGTTTAGTTGTTTCAGTCTATACCATGCTAGGTGTTCACCTTTTTGATCATTGGTATATCCAACCTGCCCTTTTAGTGGCAGGTGCTGCGTGGTACGGCCTCATTGCTACTATTAGTTTTTTATTATTTCCAGTTCGACAACTACAAGACAAACTGGCTGCGTCTTATGCATCTTTAGGTGATTTTCTTTTTGCAAAATCAAATTTGTTTGATGTAGATATGACCCCTGCCAGCTATCAGCAAAGTATGATCGAGCTGTCGTTAGAAAACGGTAAGTTAATTACGATTTTTAATGACTTAAAAACAGCTTTACTGACTCGTTTAAAAGGCGACCGTGGACAAAAAGATACCCGCCGAAGCTTACATTATTATTTTGTTGCTCAAGATATTCATGAACGTGCTGACTCAGCCCATATTGATTATCAAAAATTAGCCAAAATTTTTCAGCACAGTGATATTTTATTTAGATTCCAACGAATTTTGGCTGTTCAAGGTAAAGCTTGCCAAGAGTTAAACGAATGTATTTTGCAACGCAAACCTTATAACCATAATAAAAGGTTTAAACAAAGCTTTGAAAACCTACGCCTCTCTTTAGAGAAGTTACGTCGTGATCAGCATTATGACCTTTTATGGGTAAATGCTCTTTTCGCTTTATACCAAAATTTAAAGTCTATCGATTCCCAGTTACTCAATTTGGAAACTGAACAACACATTCAATCTGATAAAGTAAAACAAGCCGAGAACCAGCTGAAAGATGATGATTTACAAGGATGGAATGATATCGTCATCCGAATAAAACAGAACTTAACTCCTGAATCTGTGCTGTTCCGCCACGCGATTCGCGTCTCAATTGTTTTGTTTATCGGATATGTCTTTATTCAAATGACCCATATTGAATATGGCTATTGGATTATGCTTACAGCTCTATTTGTAAGCCAACCCAACTTTAACGCGACCAAGCGCCGCTTACGTTTACGAATTGTTGGGACATTAATTGGTATTATTGTTGGACTTGCGATTATCTTCTTAATTCCTTCGACAGAAGGACAACTATTCATGTTGATATTAAGTGGAGTCCTGTTTTTTGAATTACGTAGTAAACAATATGCGCAGGCAACTGCCTTTATCACCATTTTGGCATTAATTAACTTTAATCTAGATGGTTCAGCAATGGCTGCTGCCATTCCTCGATTTGTAGATACTTTAATGGGATGTGCTTTAGCTTGGTTTGGGGTGACCTTTATTTGGCCTGACTGGAAGTTTCGACGTTTGCCTCGTAACATCAGACGCTCACTCCAAGCTCAATGTAATTATTTAGCCGAAGTTGTCAAACAATATCATGAAGGCCGTAATCATGCGCTAAATTACCGAATTGTACGTCGAGCTGCACATAATACTGATGCTGAAGTTGCTTCACTTATTTCAACTTTAGCAACTGAACCAGACTTTGACCCGACTCGTAAATCCGATATTTTTGAATTTTTATGTTTAAACCATACATTTTTAAGTTATATCGCGGCACTTGGAGCACATCGAGAAAACATTCAGGATCAAGCTGTCCTTAAACTATTAGACCAAGCCCTTGATGATATTCAAGGTGCTCTATTAAGAGACGAAATGCCTGATCTTACAGCACAAAATATGCTCCAAACGATACGTCAACGTTTAAGCCAAAATGATGAAGATGACCAAAAATCACTCATTATTTTACAGCAGCTCTCGCTCATGCTTGGTGTATTGAACCGATTTAGTATGTTAAAACAACGGCTAAGTCATGATCTTGATAATGATGCCAGTGAGCTTGCATCATTATAA
- a CDS encoding alanine/glycine:cation symporter family protein → MNEQLNATLMSWVKFFNDPLWDFLVIFLLAVGIFYTVLTGAVQIRMFLQSIRVMKSSRTEGEDEHGLTPFQAFVTGLASRVGVGNIAGVAIAIAIGGPGAVFWMWVTAVLGMSSAFIESTLAQLFKVRDSKSKQFRGGPAYYITQGLRSKTFGVVFALALIFTYGFVFNSVQINAIANASSHAWGWDKANVIAHLGGVDLEISWVGIALVVMVALAIFGGIKRIAKFAEMFVPLKAGLYLSVALYIAISNYAILPDILKLIVTEAFNFNSAAGGFFGAAVSMAMMQGIKRGLFSNEAGMGSAPNAAAASDVKHPVNQGLVQMLGVFVDTFIVCTSTAIIILVSGVYQDAGFVGVELTQRALETQVGHWGSDFLAVLLFLFCYSAVLGNYAYAEGNVQFINNNPKVMFIFRIFVLVMVYFGAIGSVPLVWSMADLFMGIMATINLIAILLLTPMARTLLKDYREQLKKGIKEPEFKIDNYPELKKKVDSDIW, encoded by the coding sequence ATGAATGAACAACTCAATGCCACACTGATGTCGTGGGTAAAATTTTTTAATGACCCTTTATGGGACTTTTTGGTTATTTTCTTGCTAGCTGTAGGTATTTTTTATACGGTCTTAACAGGAGCTGTGCAAATTCGCATGTTCTTGCAAAGTATCCGAGTGATGAAAAGTAGTCGTACAGAAGGGGAAGATGAGCATGGTCTTACACCTTTTCAGGCGTTTGTAACTGGCCTTGCAAGCCGTGTTGGGGTAGGTAATATTGCTGGTGTAGCAATTGCTATCGCAATTGGTGGTCCTGGTGCAGTGTTCTGGATGTGGGTAACTGCTGTTCTTGGTATGAGCTCTGCTTTTATTGAGTCTACGCTTGCTCAGCTATTTAAAGTTAGAGATAGTAAGAGTAAACAGTTCCGTGGTGGACCAGCCTACTATATTACTCAAGGTTTGCGCAGTAAAACCTTTGGTGTGGTCTTCGCACTTGCATTGATCTTTACCTACGGTTTCGTATTTAACTCAGTTCAAATCAACGCGATTGCTAATGCATCTTCACATGCTTGGGGTTGGGATAAAGCCAATGTTATTGCTCATTTAGGTGGCGTTGATCTAGAAATTTCATGGGTTGGTATTGCGCTTGTCGTTATGGTTGCATTGGCAATTTTTGGTGGTATTAAGCGTATCGCTAAATTTGCTGAGATGTTTGTACCTTTAAAAGCAGGTCTTTACCTATCTGTTGCTCTCTATATTGCAATCAGTAACTATGCGATTTTGCCTGATATTTTAAAGCTGATTGTGACTGAAGCTTTCAATTTTAATTCTGCAGCAGGTGGTTTCTTTGGTGCGGCAGTATCAATGGCAATGATGCAAGGGATTAAGCGTGGCTTGTTCTCTAACGAAGCTGGTATGGGTTCTGCACCAAACGCAGCGGCTGCGTCTGATGTAAAACATCCTGTAAACCAAGGTTTGGTACAAATGCTCGGTGTATTTGTAGATACTTTCATTGTATGTACAAGTACTGCAATCATTATTTTGGTTTCTGGTGTTTACCAAGATGCAGGTTTTGTTGGTGTTGAATTAACTCAACGTGCTTTAGAAACTCAAGTTGGGCATTGGGGATCGGACTTCCTTGCTGTTCTATTATTCTTATTCTGTTATTCAGCCGTACTAGGTAACTATGCCTATGCAGAAGGTAATGTGCAGTTTATTAATAACAATCCGAAAGTCATGTTCATCTTCCGTATTTTTGTATTGGTGATGGTGTACTTCGGTGCAATTGGTAGTGTTCCACTCGTTTGGTCTATGGCTGACTTGTTTATGGGTATCATGGCAACCATTAACTTGATTGCAATTTTACTGTTAACACCGATGGCACGCACATTGTTGAAAGATTACCGTGAACAATTGAAAAAAGGCATTAAAGAGCCTGAGTTTAAAATTGATAATTATCCGGAATTGAAGAAAAAAGTTGATTCAGATATCTGGTAA
- a CDS encoding patatin-like phospholipase family protein has translation MKQLKLWVLGLSMVLAGCQTTTHLSAALKSPTAEAYARSVDQPFARIKKQQKRPVVALVLGSGGARGYAHIGVIEVLEQHGIRPDFIVGTSAGSIVGALYASGKSPAQLRDTALKMKAGDVRDISIGLKGFFDGKKVENYVNQQVNNVPLEKMKIPMYVVATELKHGTKTVFNYGNTGQAVRASASIPSMFVPTKIGKSEYVDGGLVSPVPVEVARDLGADVIIAVDILAQPIYTETSNVWGLFNQNINIMQGRLAAEELQYADVVIQPDLREKAHIFDVKGREATMKSGIDAANAKLSDIQFAIDEKIAEQNMSTEGLSAQTQ, from the coding sequence ATGAAACAGCTTAAATTGTGGGTTCTCGGACTCTCTATGGTGTTGGCAGGATGCCAGACCACTACACACTTATCTGCTGCGCTAAAATCACCAACAGCAGAGGCTTATGCTCGCTCTGTTGATCAGCCATTTGCACGAATTAAAAAACAGCAAAAACGTCCTGTCGTTGCGCTCGTATTAGGTAGTGGTGGAGCACGAGGTTATGCTCATATCGGTGTCATTGAGGTTTTGGAGCAACATGGTATCCGACCAGATTTTATTGTAGGTACCAGTGCGGGTAGTATTGTTGGAGCACTTTATGCCAGTGGCAAAAGTCCTGCTCAATTACGTGATACTGCTTTAAAAATGAAAGCTGGCGATGTGCGTGATATTAGTATTGGACTAAAAGGTTTTTTTGATGGTAAAAAAGTAGAAAACTACGTTAACCAGCAAGTAAATAATGTCCCACTCGAAAAAATGAAAATCCCAATGTATGTGGTTGCAACCGAATTAAAGCATGGCACTAAAACCGTATTTAACTATGGTAATACTGGGCAAGCCGTAAGAGCATCTGCTTCGATTCCAAGTATGTTTGTACCTACTAAAATTGGAAAATCAGAATATGTCGATGGCGGTTTGGTCAGTCCTGTACCAGTTGAGGTTGCACGTGACTTAGGTGCTGATGTGATTATTGCTGTTGATATTTTAGCTCAGCCTATTTATACAGAAACATCGAATGTCTGGGGACTGTTTAACCAGAATATTAATATTATGCAAGGTCGTTTGGCGGCAGAAGAATTACAATATGCGGATGTTGTTATTCAGCCAGATTTAAGAGAAAAAGCGCATATTTTTGATGTGAAAGGTCGTGAAGCTACCATGAAATCTGGCATCGATGCAGCCAATGCCAAACTTTCTGATATTCAGTTTGCTATTGATGAAAAAATAGCTGAACAGAATATGTCTACTGAAGGGTTAAGTGCACAAACTCAATAA
- a CDS encoding multidrug effflux MFS transporter — protein sequence MSEQTAQRQYSIGWIMLLALLTALGPLSIDMYLPALPQMAHDFGVSTQMVANTLPAYFFGLAVGQLVYGPLSDRIGRKKPLYFGLALYAVASLFCVLATNEWGLIAARILQALGGCVGVVMARAAIRDKLDVQGSAQAFSSMMIVMGLAPILAPMIGAWILIWFPWQAIFIALSIVGVICWLCVHFFFKETLATDKRLKLSPYQVVTLYGAIFKDTSFRLPMFAGCLTGAALFCYISSAPAVFMDQYGLNQQEFAYVFGLNAFGIMLMSSLNKHLTTRVEITKRLRAGSMVQVTGAIIVLIAGLIPAAPLWLVMLGLFLAISGIGLTGPNAMALAMSKQGARAGTASAIMGSMQFACGLLGGVLLNFLIWSASLNMGVMMVLFTLSGFIVVLKATKQVTIKPFS from the coding sequence ATGTCTGAACAAACAGCCCAGCGTCAATACTCTATTGGCTGGATTATGCTGCTCGCTTTGCTTACGGCTTTAGGGCCATTATCCATCGATATGTACTTACCTGCTTTACCACAAATGGCTCATGATTTTGGGGTAAGTACGCAAATGGTGGCAAATACATTACCAGCGTACTTTTTTGGTTTAGCTGTTGGGCAGTTGGTTTATGGTCCTCTAAGCGACCGTATTGGTAGAAAAAAACCACTTTACTTTGGCCTCGCACTTTATGCCGTTGCAAGCTTATTTTGCGTATTGGCGACAAATGAATGGGGCTTGATTGCTGCTCGTATTTTGCAAGCTTTAGGTGGCTGTGTTGGCGTGGTCATGGCTCGTGCAGCAATACGCGATAAACTCGATGTTCAAGGCTCGGCACAAGCTTTTTCAAGCATGATGATTGTAATGGGACTTGCACCAATTTTGGCACCTATGATTGGAGCATGGATTTTAATCTGGTTCCCTTGGCAAGCTATTTTTATTGCCCTTTCAATTGTCGGCGTCATATGTTGGTTGTGTGTACATTTCTTCTTTAAAGAGACCTTAGCAACTGATAAAAGGCTTAAGCTTTCACCATATCAAGTAGTGACCCTCTATGGGGCTATTTTCAAAGATACGAGCTTCCGTTTACCTATGTTTGCAGGGTGTTTAACAGGAGCAGCGCTATTTTGTTATATCAGCTCGGCACCAGCAGTTTTCATGGACCAGTACGGACTCAATCAACAAGAGTTTGCTTATGTATTTGGACTAAATGCTTTTGGCATTATGTTGATGTCATCTTTAAATAAGCACTTAACAACACGTGTTGAAATCACTAAACGCTTAAGAGCTGGTTCAATGGTACAAGTAACAGGAGCAATCATTGTATTAATTGCTGGTTTAATTCCAGCAGCGCCTTTATGGCTTGTAATGTTAGGGCTATTTTTAGCGATTTCAGGGATTGGTTTAACAGGACCAAATGCAATGGCGTTGGCAATGTCCAAACAAGGCGCTCGCGCAGGGACAGCGAGTGCAATCATGGGAAGTATGCAATTCGCTTGTGGCCTGTTAGGTGGTGTATTACTTAATTTCCTTATTTGGTCTGCGTCGCTCAATATGGGCGTGATGATGGTGTTATTTACACTAAGCGGTTTTATTGTCGTATTGAAAGCGACGAAACAGGTAACAATAAAGCCATTCTCATAG
- a CDS encoding SdpI family protein produces MTAKTLYAYTLQPVPYDVSEAEQRNAQLLIWRSTNKISTKIWAIMGVVLALAILGLIFIKNYSTVFCWVAIVAVVLYYLGRKYGLEWYVKRKMNEFPVQEIKGIRLGVQPHGIVMRQQMGLQEGVGTIGWKNIYEWYNAPDFILVNFKVKDPKGQEQQGAYILPKRMDSKNFSFNTIRTHLKESVGEPKTL; encoded by the coding sequence ATGACCGCGAAAACTTTATACGCTTATACGCTTCAGCCTGTTCCATATGATGTGTCAGAAGCTGAACAACGTAATGCACAGCTTCTTATCTGGCGCAGCACTAATAAAATCAGCACAAAAATTTGGGCTATTATGGGTGTCGTTTTAGCCCTAGCTATATTAGGTCTTATTTTTATTAAGAACTACTCTACTGTTTTTTGCTGGGTTGCTATTGTCGCTGTAGTACTTTACTACCTAGGTCGTAAATACGGATTAGAATGGTACGTTAAACGCAAAATGAATGAATTTCCGGTACAGGAAATCAAAGGTATTCGTTTAGGTGTACAGCCTCATGGCATCGTGATGCGTCAGCAAATGGGCCTTCAAGAAGGCGTTGGTACAATCGGATGGAAAAATATCTACGAATGGTACAACGCACCTGATTTTATTTTGGTCAATTTCAAAGTGAAAGATCCAAAAGGTCAAGAGCAGCAAGGTGCTTATATTCTACCTAAGCGCATGGATTCTAAGAACTTCTCGTTCAACACGATTCGCACTCACTTAAAAGAATCTGTAGGTGAACCAAAAACCTTGTAA
- a CDS encoding nitroreductase: protein MNLEQVRLVDEAITSRHSVRAFLNTPIESEVIKDILQVASRAPSGTNTQPWKVYVVKGNKRDEMVERVCAAQIEVSKNPELAEKYKETFAYYPEKWISPFIDRRRENGWGLYGLLEIKKGEKEKMAEQQLRNFKLFDAPVGLFFTVNKTMGIGSKMDIAMMIQNVMVAAKARGLDTCPQAAWNHFHPVVLDILGASDDEELVCAIALGHADPNHIVNTFITPREPVENFAVFLDE, encoded by the coding sequence ATGAATCTGGAACAAGTTCGTCTCGTTGATGAAGCTATCACTTCTCGACATTCTGTCCGCGCTTTTTTAAATACTCCAATTGAGTCCGAAGTCATTAAAGATATATTACAAGTCGCAAGTCGAGCACCTTCTGGAACAAATACTCAACCATGGAAAGTCTATGTGGTAAAAGGCAACAAGCGTGATGAAATGGTAGAGCGTGTTTGTGCAGCACAAATTGAAGTTTCAAAAAACCCAGAACTTGCAGAAAAATATAAAGAAACCTTTGCCTATTATCCTGAGAAATGGATATCGCCGTTTATTGATCGCCGCCGTGAAAATGGTTGGGGACTCTATGGTCTACTCGAAATTAAAAAAGGTGAAAAAGAAAAAATGGCAGAACAACAGTTACGTAATTTCAAACTGTTCGATGCTCCAGTCGGCCTTTTCTTTACTGTCAATAAAACGATGGGAATCGGGTCTAAAATGGATATCGCAATGATGATCCAGAACGTGATGGTTGCTGCTAAGGCACGTGGTTTAGATACATGCCCACAAGCAGCATGGAACCATTTTCACCCTGTTGTTTTAGATATCTTGGGTGCATCAGATGATGAAGAACTCGTATGTGCAATTGCGTTAGGTCATGCTGATCCCAACCACATTGTAAATACATTTATTACCCCTAGAGAACCAGTTGAAAATTTCGCAGTTTTTCTAGACGAATAA